The following coding sequences lie in one Gorilla gorilla gorilla isolate KB3781 chromosome 5, NHGRI_mGorGor1-v2.1_pri, whole genome shotgun sequence genomic window:
- the CFB gene encoding complement factor B, with protein MGSNLSPQLCLMPFILGLLSGGVTTTPWSLARPQGSCSLEGVEIKGGSFRLLQEGQALEYVCPSGFYPYPVQTRTCRSTGSWSTLKTQDQKTVRKAECRAIHCPRPHDFENGEYWPRSPYYNVSDEISFHCYDGYTLRGSANRTCQVNGRWSGQTAICDNGAGYCSNPGIPIGTRKVGSQYRLEDSVTYHCSRGLTLRGSQRRTCQEGGSWSGTEPSCQDSFMYDTPQEVAEAFLSSLTETIEGVDAEDGHGPGEQQKRKIVLDPSGSMNIYLVLDGSDSIGASNFTGAKKCLVNLIEKVASYGVKPRYGLVTYATYPKIWVKVSDPDSSNADWVTKQLSEINYEDHKLKSGTNTKKALQAVYSMMSWPDDVPPEGWNRTRHVIILMTDGLHNMGGDPITVIDEIRDLLYIGKDHKNPREDYLDVYVFGVGPLVNQVNINALASKKDNEQHVFKVKDMENLEDVFYQMIDESQSLSLCGMVWEHRKGTDYHKQPWQAKISVIRPSKGHESCMGAVVSEYFVLTAAHCFTVDDKEHSIKVSVGGEKRDLEIEVVLFHPNYNINGKKEAGIPEFYDYDVALIKLKNKLKYGQTIRPICLPCTEGTTRALRLPPTTTCQQQKEELLPAQDIKALFVSEEEKKLTRKEVYIKNGDKKGSCERDAQYAPGYDKVKDISEVVTPRFLCTGGVSPYADPNTCRGDSGGPLIVHKRSRFIQVGVISWGVVDVCKNQKRQKQVPAHARDFHINLFQVLPWLKEKLQDEDLGFL; from the exons ATGGGGAGCAATCTCAGCCCCCAACTCTGCCTGATGCCCTTCATCTTGGGCCTCTTGTCTGGAG GTGTGACCACCACTCCATGGTCTTTGGCCCGGCCCCAGGGATCCTGCTCTCTGGAGGGGGTAGAGATCAAAGGTGGCTCCTTCCGACTTCTCCAAGAGGGCCAGGCACTGGAGTACGTGTGTCCGTCTGGCTTCTACCCGTACCCTGTGCAGACACGTACCTGCAGATCTACGGGGTCCTGGAGCACCCTGAAGACTCAAGACCAAAAGACTGTCAGGAAGGCAGAGTGCAGAG CAATCCACTGTCCAAGACCACACGACTTCGAGAACGGGGAATACTGGCCCCGGTCTCCCTACTACAATGTGAGTGATGAGATCTCTTTCCACTGCTATGACGGTTACACTCTCCGGGGCTCTGCCAATCGCACCTGCCAAGTGAATGGCCGGTGGAGTGGGCAGACAGCGATCTGTGACAACGGAG CGGGGTACTGCTCCAACCCGGGCATTCCCATTGGCACAAGGAAGGTGGGCAGCCAGTACCGCCTTGAAGACAGCGTCACCTACCACTGCAGCCGGGGGCTTACCCTGCGTGGCTCCCAGCGGCGAACGTGTCAGGAAGGTGGCTCTTGGAGCGGGACGGAGCCTTCTTGCCAAG ACTCCTTCATGTACGACACCCCTCAAGAGGTGGCCGAAGCTTTCCTGTCTTCCCTGACAGAGACCATAGAAGGAGTCGATGCTGAGGATGGGCACGGCCCAG GGGAACAACAGAAGCGGAAGATCGTCCTGGACCCTTCAGGCTCCATGAACATCTACCTGGTGCTAGATGGATCAGACAGCATTGGGGCCAGCAACTTCACAGGAGCCAAAAAGTGTCTAGTCAACTTAATTGAGAAG GTGGCAAGTTATGGTGTGAAGCCAAGATATGGTCTAGTGACATATGCCACATACCCCAAAATTTGGGTCAAAGTGTCTGATCCAGACAGCAGTAATGCAGACTGGGTCACGAAGCAGCTCAGTGAAATCAATTATGAAG ACCACAAGTTGAAGTCAGGGACTAACACCAAGAAGGCCCTCCAGGCAGTGTACAGCATGATGAGCTGGCCAGATGACGTCCCTCCTGAAGGCTGGAACCGCACCCGCCATGTCATCATCCTCATGACTGATG GATTGCACAACATGGGCGGGGACCCAATTACTGTCATTGATGAGATCCGGGACTTGCTATACATTGGCAAGGATCACAAAAACCCAAGGGAGGATTATCTGG ATGTCTATGTGTTTGGGGTCGGGCCTTTGGTGAACCAAGTGAACATCAATGCTTTGGCTTCCAAGAAAGACAATGAGCAACATGTGTTCAAAGTCAAGGATATGGAAAACCTGGAAGATGTTTTCTACCAAATGATTG ATGAAAGCCAGTCTCTGAGTCTCTGTGGCATGGTTTGGGAACACAGGAAGGGTACCGATTACCACAAGCAACCATGGCAGGCCAAGATCTCAGTCATT CGCCCTTCAAAGGGACACGAGAGCTGTATGGGGGCTGTGGTGTCTGAGTACTTTGTGCTGACAGCAGCACATTGTTTCACTGTGGATGACAAGGAACACTCGATCAAGGTCAGCGTAG GAGGGGAGAAGCGGGACCTGGAGATAGAAGTAGTCCTATTTCACCCCAACTACAACATTAATGGGAAAAAAGAAGCAGGAATTCCTGAATTTTATGACTATGACGTTGCCCTGATCAAGCTCAAGAATAAGCTGAAATATGGCCAGACTATCAG GCCCATTTGTCTCCCCTGCACCGAGGGAACAACTCGAGCTTTGAGGCTTCCTCCAACTACCACTTGCCAGCAACAAA AGGAAGAGCTGCTCCCTGCACAGGATATCAAAGCTCTGTTTGTGTCTGAGGAGGAGAAAAAGCTGACTCGGAAGGAGGTCTACATCAAGAATGGGGATAAG AAAGGCAGCTGTGAGAGAGATGCTCAATATGCCCCAGGCTATGACAAAGTCAAGGACATCTCAGAGGTGGTCACCCCTCGGTTCCTTTGTACTGGAGGAGTGAGTCCCTATGCTGATCCCAATACTTGCAGAG GTGATTCTGGCGGCCCCTTGATAGTTCACAAGAGAAGTCGTTTCATTCAA GTTGGTGTAATCAGCTGGGGAGTAGTGGATGTCTGCAAAAACCAGAAGCGGCAAAAGCAGGTACCTGCTCACGCCCGAGACTTTCACATCAACCTCTTTCAAGTGCTGCCCTGGCTGAAGGAGAAACTCCAAGATGAGGATTTGGGTTTTCTATAA